From Aegilops tauschii subsp. strangulata cultivar AL8/78 chromosome 5, Aet v6.0, whole genome shotgun sequence:
AATATGCCCAGATTGGGAAGATAGATATCCTATGACCATGGTTACTGCTTTAGAGAGAGAAATCTCTGACCACACCCCTTTGTTGTTGGCCTCAGGGGAACAAAAAACTACTCCACCCATTTTCAGATTTGAAAATGCATGGATGCATATGGAGGGATTTAAAGAATTTGTTGAAAAGAATTGGGAGGTTAACTGCAATGGGTCCAGTATGGACACTTGGCAAAAAAAGCTTAGGAATATTAGACAGAAAATAAAAGGGTGGATTTTAAATGCAAATGCTACGtatagaaaaaggaaaaaagaattGTTGAGTATGTTAGATGTGATGGACAAAAATGTTGAATCTAGAGGTATTAATGCTTAGGAAAGAGACATTCAAAAAGAGCTACGGAGAGAATTAAAAGAGATACTTAAGCTGGAAGAAATTAAGTGGTTGCAAAGATATAAGGACAAGGAAATTAAAGAGGGAGACTTTAACACTAGGTATTATCATGCCAAAGTGAATgggaggagaagaaaaaatagaattatTTAGAACAGGATGGGGAAGTGATTGAAGGGGGAAAAGAACTTATGGAATACATCACTGAATTCTACAAAAATCTATTTGGACAAGCTGAGACTTCCAGTATAAATCTTAACATTCAAGGGGCTGAGGGGATTTCTCCTCAGACACAAGAAGAACTGATCAAAAACATCTCCATGGATGAGATTAAAGAGGTTGTCTTTTCCATGGAAAGGAATAAAAGCCCAGGGCCTGATGGGTTTGCTATTCAATTCTACCAGAACGTCTGGGATATGGTTAAAAATGATCTAAAAAAAATTCTACATGATTTTCACAGGGGTGTGGTTGATTTAGCTAGGCTTAACTatggaattattactctggttccTAAAGTTAAGGATGCTAAACAGATTCAAAAATTCAGACCTATATGTCTGTTAAATGTTAGTTTCAAAATCATTACTAAAGTCTTAATGAACAGACTTAGTAAGGTTGTCAATCCTATAATATCACCCATTCAAACTACCTTTGTTAAAGGTAGATATATCATGAGGGGGTGGTTATTTTTCATGAGGCCTTGAATTCAATTCATACAAAAAACAGAATGCTATGCTGTTTAAAGTTGATTTTGAAAAAGCATATGACAAAATTAAGTGGCCTTTTGTCCACAAAATGCTCAAGTTGAAAAACTTCCCTGATAAGTGTTGTGACTGGGTGATGCACACCATGAGGGGGGGTCAGGTGGGGGTGAAAGTTAATGATAATGTGGGGCATTTTTTCAAAACTTTTAAGGTACTTAGGCAGGGGGATTCTCTCTCCCCTTTGCTGTTTGACCTAGCTGTAAATGCCCTAGCTATAATAATGGACAAGGCTAGAACTGAAGGTTACATTAAAGGGTAACTTACTGACATTCATGAGAATGGGGTTAATATGTTGCAATATGTTGATGATACTATATTCCTGATACAGGATGATGAGGAATCAGCCAGAAACTTAAAATTCATATTGACTGCCTTTGAACAAATGTCAGGGTTGACAATTAATTTTCATAAAAGTGACATTTACCTTTTTGGGGAAGCTAAGTGTAAGAGAAATTTATATCAAGAGATCTTCACATGTGCCCTTGGAGAAATGCCTTTGAAATATTTAGGTTTACCGGTTCACAATAAAAGAATTAGGAATAGTGTGTGGAGAAATGTGACTGGAAAAATTGAAAAAATATGTGCCTGCTGGCAAGGCAGATTGCTCAATATTGCTAGATGAGTCACACTGGTGCAATCATGTTTAACAAATATTCCCATTTATATGATGTCTTTTTACCTACTCCCTGATGGAGTTAGGAAAAAAGTTGACTTTTATAGAGCTAGATTAGTGTGGCAAGCTGAAGAAGATAAGAAGAAATATCATCTAGTTAATTGGAAAACTTGTTGTTTCCAAAACAACAAGGTGGGCTGGGAATAACAAATCTTGAGACCTTTAATATTGCTCTGCTTGCTAAATGGGTTTGGAAACTTGAGGCTGAAGAAGGGCTCTGGCAAGATATTATTAAATCTAAATATCTCGGAGACAAATGCCTTTCTTGAGTCAAGTACAAAAAAAAGAGATTCACAATTCTGGTCTAGCCTACTGAAAATTAGGGGGTTGGTCTTCCCTCACATCAAGAAAAAACTTGGTGATGGTAGAAATACAAGATTCTGGGAAGACTGCTGGGTGGATGATAAACCTTTGAAAGAGGCTTATCCCTCACTATATTCCATTAGTAATGACAGGGAAATTACTGTCCGAGGAGTGATAGATAAAGGTTGGGGGGCTATGTCTTTCAGAAGAACAATTTGTGGAGGATATCAAAATCTCTTGGATAGCTTAAAGAGGAGATGTGAGGAAATAATAATGCATGGAGGGAGGGACAAACCCGTGTGGATGCTGACTGCTAATAGGGAATTTTCTGTAAAATCTTTATAACTACATTTAGCTAAATCTGATGTTGGCTTTCCACATAAATTTCTGTGGAAAGTTAAAGTGCCTGCAAAAATTAAGTTTTTTCTTTGGCTCTTGAACAAGAAGAGTATTCTGACCAGAGATAACCTGCTGAAAAGGGTGTGGAAAGGATACAAACACTGTGTGTTCTGTGGAAAAGAAGAGAATGTTGATCACTTATTCTTTTCTTGCTCTGTTGCTAGACTTATTTGGAGTCTGGTAGGATGTGCTTTTGACCTTAAAAAATTCCAAAAGACATGGATAATTGTTTTGGAAACTGGTTAAACAATTTCAGCAAAATGACAAGAAAATGGTCTTGATTGGTACATCTGCTTTGGGCAATTTGGAATAGTAGGAATGATATTGTGTTTGGCAGAAAAAATATAAACGACCCGATTGGGATCGTTAAAAGAATGTGCAACTGGATCGCTGACTGGGCTATTTTGCAGAAAAATGACCCAGGGAAAAGAACGCTGATACTGGGGGCAAGGCTCATCGAACAGGTGACAAGTGAAATCTGCAAAGCTTCGTAGGGCTGGCGCTTCGGAGTTCCAAGACTGCAAATGTGAAGCTTCAGGGAGAAGAATCTTCAGATCTTGTCATTTGTTTCATGTGTCTTCAGCTCGCCTCCTTTTGGATGGATTGTAATAAACTTTAGCGGTGTCCTCGTGGTTGGTCTGGTCTTTAGTTCATGTAGGGAGAGTCTGCTCGCTGGCTAGGCTCTCTCCTTTATTTGCATCGTTTATTTTGTTTGGCTTGTATCAGACTACTAGACCTGAATTTGGCTTGGGCTTGGAATCTCTAAtggaaatcggaggggaaaccctcttttgctaaaaaatacttcctccgttcctaaatataattctttgaagagatttcactatgaaccacatacggaacaaaatgagtgaatctacacttaaaatgcatctatatacatccgtatgtagtccatgatggaatctctacaaagacttatatttagaaacggagggagtataaaaatAAACCAGCTACTCCTCGCGGAGTAGTAACTGTGGACGGCCGGATCTGTACCGTAGTTGCGTGGTCTAACTATCAAGTCGGCCACATGTTGTTGCCGCACTTCACCACAGCGGCAGACCACGCAGTAGCACCTACACCGCGTTTACCATGTGTGTTTGTCGGTGGCGCAAATAATTGGAGCATCGATCACGGCTTGTCCTCGCCAGGCATGATTGATAATTTCCTTCCGCGGAAATCAACGTGAGTGGAGCAAACACTCTCAACCCAACCCAGAGATGGGCCATTACATTAGGGCGAAGCCGGAGCAATGGAGGAACGCAATCAAGGGAAGGGACCCAGCAGCAAGCAGCAGGAGTGTTACAAACAACTCGTGCAAGCAATAATTCGTGacaccatcaccgtcatcatcaAGGCTACGTATGGCTACTCTACAAGCTCAACTGCCACCATGCACGCGCAATCATCACACCGGCCGAGTTCAATTCAAACGCGCGACGGTCCACTAGGTTGTACGCACGTACGTAGGCGAGGCCGGCTCACACCGTCGTGCCCCCTGACCAATCCCGTCCCTTGGCTTGTACTGTGGCTGTGCTGCAAGAGGAAGGAGAGGGCGAGCTCCCTAATCACGACACACAAGCAAGCATCAGACAAAGCTGCACTTGAGCATCACTACCACTTTCCGGTCAAGTAGTTGTTCTAGAAAGAAATGAGACGTCCACTTGGTCCACGGCCACGCACACGCGCCAACGTCGTGCGGAATGCGCTtaccgcagcagcagcagcagcaacgcaGGACGCATGGGCGCCTTCCATACAGCTGTACCCCTCGCAGCCACACGCGATGCAGAAATGCAGATAAGGTGAGGCGGACTGAGCACGGCTGCACGTACAGGTCGACCTCAGCTCTGCCTGCCACTCCTCATTCAGTTACCCACAGCTCACCTCCCGTCGATtctaaaaaagaaaaagaaaaactcacCTCCAGTCCAGTGCACCCGACAACAGGCCGGTTCATTTTTTTTGATCGTCTCCATCTGCGTATTCCCTGTAATGAATGGACTGGATAGGGACCGTGGTATTCTTATACCACAATAGTACGTACTTGGAAATGACACCTCCCTCGCACCTGGAGACTACTTAATTCGTTTCTGCACAAGTGGAACATTCATGGAGTAGTGTATTCTACACCGCTCAGGTGATTATATGGTCTCCAGCTGTGGCACCAAGATTTCCAGCCATGTAACGACCAGGGCACCTGGCAACAACGTACCATGCAAGCTCCTTCCCATTTGACATTTTCTGCTTCTAAACGTTCATCATGAGCGCCTCACCACAACCTTTTGACAGGTGGAAACCATTCTTGACCGGATCTACTCCTAGATGCAGAACTTTTGCTCATACTACTACACACGAAAAGCCACCCATCATGTGACGCCCTCCAGGGCGGTCTCACCTTTGCCGGTGCCAACCCAAACACATTGACCAGATCAACCATGCACCACCTGGTAACAAGGATCTGCCACACTGCAGGTAGGACCATATGAGTTTTTACGGACGGCTCCCAATCTGCCACCTTCTGGTTTTTCGTCAGCGATCAACCGTGACCGATCCTGGGACATGATCCCCACAGACAACATCAAAAATTTCTTGCTACAAAAGAATGGAACGGAGATGCCTGCTTGCAAGGAGCTCAGCAGATCCGCAAGGCTATATCTACACATTCTTACGAGGACCAGAACCCCCTCTCTCTCTCGATCTCATCCATTCCGACCATGCTCGCGGCCGGCGCCATGGCCGATCCGGCGCCGCCGCGGTTAACCCCATAAACCCTTTGGAACCCCGGCCGAGAGCTTCGAACACCATCACGGGACATCACACTCCCTTGGTGCCAACCACTGCCTTTTAAAATCTATCGTGTCCATGTTTACATTTTTCTTTTTTCATTCGACCTGCTCGCCTATGAGGTCAAGGCCTACTAACAAGAAGGAGATGCCCTGGAACAGCAGGAAGTAGAAGTGTATACCCTGCTTCGTCAGCAGGCTGCGAGCGGCGGCCGTCAGCAGGAGCAGCGACAGCGCCAGCTCCTTCTTGTAtatccggttgtgcttcttctgcTGCTTCTTCCCTTCCTTCTTCGGGCTCGGCTGCTCCTTGAGCACCATCAGCGCCTCCATGCTCGGCGCCGACCCGGTCTTCGGGTGGTGCCGCAGCTCCCTGGGCGGCGCCGCCGCCAGGGAGATGAGGTCGCCCTCCGACGACCGCCCCGACTTCTTGGTCACAACCCACTCGTAGGCGCTGCCGAGCTGGAACAGGCCCGAGATCATGGCGTTGAACTTGGTCACCGACATGGTGTTCTCGAAGAGCAGGTATGGGATGATGAAAGGGAACGACTTCGGGGACGGCAGGATGTTGAGCAGGGACATAAGGGCAGGGATGTAGCATACGACCCAGTCCGGGAGCTCGGCTTCGGGCACAAACATGGTCATCGGGAGGATGATGCAGAAGAGCGTGAAGGAGTAGAAGGGTAGTATGAGCTTCCGGAgtaggaagaagaggaagatcaGGTTGAATTTCTTCCACACCGAAATCTGCAGTAAAACAAAGCAGAGTTAATACACAACTAAATTGATACTACTATATTAGAGAGAGGTACATAATTTTCATGATAACAGATAAAGAATGTAAAAACAGTTACCTTTTAAACTCCTGCATCCTTATACAAATTATAACAGTTGCGTTTTAAACACAGTCGGTCACGAATTTAAATTTCTGCATTCTAAAACAAATTCTAATAGCAAGTACGGCACGGTGTTATATATTGCCTCTGTaacttaatataagacgtttttgcagttTAATTTGAACtgcaaaaatgtcttacattaagttacagagggagtacttgtaTTGCAGTGTGCtgaagtggccgtatgcatcgcccagatgcagaggccgggggtcatcctccttttctaaaaaaaattgcAGTGTGCTGAAGGCAAATGATGACAAAGCATTTTCAAAGTGTAACCTAAGCGACCGCCACAAAATGCGAGAAGCGCATGCTGAATTGGGTGTTTACATACTCTCAATTCTCAATTCAAAAGAAATAACATTTCAGAGTTTTCGCCAGCAATTTTAATATTAGTGGAGCACGTCTCACCTGCCACATCTTAGTTAGGTTATAGCACTATCTAAATTGTAGTCCATTCTGCTTAGGTGCAAGAAAAAGAGCATAACAACACCTTGGACTTGATGATGTCCGGTATGCAAAGCCTGAATAGCTGCATTGGACCGGAATGCCACCGATGTTGCTGCTTCCTGTAAGCCTCGTATGACTCTGGCAGTTCACATTGGCACTGTCACATTAAGACAAAACATTTCAGCTCAATTGAAATGGTCAGCACAACTGTCAAACATACAATTCAGATGAAATTGTTCATTATACAATACCTCGACATCGTTCAGGAAGATAAACTTCCAGCCATGGAGATGCGCCCGAACCGCAATGTCCATATCCTCCACTGTTGTCCGCTCCATCCACCCGCCGGACTCCTCCAGCGCCTTGATCCTCCACACGCCGGCCGTGCCATTGAACCCAAAGAAGTTTAAGAAGACACCATTCACCTGCTGCTCCACCTCAAAGTGGAAGCAAAGATTGATGTTCTGCAACCGAGTCAATAAGTTCTCATCCTTGTTCACAAACGACCATCTCGCTTGCACCAGCCCCAATTCATCATTGTCCTGAAAACAGCAAAACAATTGACAAATCAGAACTGGAATCCTAAAACCATGAACGATTGGTAACAATATAAGTAGTAGTACAAACATTCCCCTGAATCTACCTTGAAATGTGGCACAGTGCGCTTTAAAAAGTCGGGGTTTGGTTGGAAGTCAGCGTCAAAGATGGCAACAAATTCGTAATCCTTGACGTAGCTGCAGGCCATGGCCGACTTGAGGTTCCCGGCCTTGTACCCGTCCCTGAGCACGCGGTGCCGGTACAGAATCCGGGCCCCGGTCTGCTGCCACTTCGCGACCTCCTCCCTGATGAGCGACTGCGTCGTCGGGTCGTCGGAGTCATCTAAAACCTGAACCAAGAAGTTGGACCTCGGCCAATCGAGGTTGCAGACGGCCGCAATTGATTGCTGATACACCTGCACGACGAACAATGGCTGGTTACGAGGCTGCGAATTTGGAAAGGGGATTAATGGTGCGGCTTGAGAGCGAGCGACACTGACCTCTTTCTCGTTGCACATTGGTATCTGCACGAGCACCATGGGGTAGTAGCCGGCGTCGGGGTCCTCGGCGTCCGGCAGCGCCGGGGACTTGAGCCTGGGCTTGATGCGCTTCACGGTGATGTAGAAGCTGCCGAGGCACTGGATGAGGCGGTCGGCGCTCTGGATGAGGAAGAGCACGACGCAGGCGTCGGTGAGGAACTGGAGCAGCGGCGCGAGGTAGGCGGCGCGGAGGCGCAGCCAGGAGGCGTAGAGCGACTCGACGCCGATAATGGGGAGGGCCAGGGCGGAGGCGGCGAGGTCCCAGCCGTGGAAGCGCGCGGCGAGCTCGACCGCGAGGAGGAgcagggagaggaggaggaaggccCTAATGAAGGCGTAGAAGCGGGAGCGGAGCACGGGGCTCTCGCCCGCCGAGCCGGGCGTGGCGCCGGCGTCGGCATCGGTGCGGCCGTCGGCCACGCGGCGCCTGGCGGCGGCGCCGAGGGTGACGGCCGCGGAGGCCAGCGAGGCGAGGCAGCCGGCGGCGCGGTGCGCCTTGAGGAGCAGCACCCAGGTGATCTGTTTGGCGTTCTTCCCGCGGCCGCCcttgcggcggcgggcggcgccggcgccggagacGAGGAAGTCCTCGTCCTCGGCGTCCTCCGGGGAGATCTCGGAGATGGACCAGTTGGGGTTCTCCATCTTGACCACCACCGGCGTGCCCCGGTAGgcaccggcgccggcgccggccctaGCGCCCCATAAGCCGGTCCACGGCGCCATGAATGGCCGGTCCGAGAACCCAACCCCCGCCCTCCCTCCGGCCAAGGGCCTGGGCCTTTCGTTCCCCCCGCCCCCAAATTAGGCGCCCACTCTACCACACACTATTCCTGGCCCCCGgcgccccttccttcctccctcctttccACCCCTCCGACTCGgactccaccaccgccgccgccgccgcgccccaaTCTACTACCACCTCAAGACTCCACTGTGCGAGTGCGCAGCTCACTCCACTGCCATTAGAGCTTTAAGAAGAAGAGGGGGGAGGGCGGCGGGCAGAGGACGAGGAGGGACGGGCTGGGAACAGCTCGACGCGTCTCGAGAGACAGACAGAGGGAGAGAGATCGGCCCGGCCGTGGGGGCAAATATTTTACGGCGCTTCCTTCCTTTGTCTTTCCCTGCCTTAATTCCCTTTTACTTCGCCGCATGTCCTTTTTTTCCCTAATTTATTTATTTACCTTCCTTCGtactcctgctgctgctgctgctgctgctaccggAGATAATTACGGTGAGAAATTCACGCGTTTCCTGTGGTTTGGCTTCCGGGTGGGATCCATCATGCAATTGCATGGTACCGACCTCGGCTTTACCCTTTGGCCCGTGCTTTCGAACAAGATAAAGCCTGTGCATGTTTCACCTTTTTGTTTAACTAGCAAAAGGCCGTTGCGATTGCAACCGAAGAAAATAATACCACATGCTCTTAATTTAGAAAAAAAAAGTTCTATAATCTGAGTATTTGTAGCTACGAACCAAACAAAAATGGTCTTTGCCTACAAAAGGGCAAGTTCAAGATTCCACATGTCTTTGTAGATTTAATACGTACAAAGAAACAGGCAAGTGATCTTCAATTTCGTCTCCAATTCTGATTTTGCTGAGATGTTCATCCACAATCCGGATCAGTACCAGTATGAAAAAAAGACGAATAATGCACTGTTTATTAAGATTGCATCCTGGATAGTATTTTTTAAATGGTTAACaggtaaaataacatcatattaAGATGGTGACTGCTACGGATCAGCCGGATGATTTCCTTCCTAGAGAAATCATCTGCCTGGCCGGCCGTTCGATTAGGTGCATGTGACCCATCCGATTAGAGCAACCCAGCCCACCATCGTCCTTCTCCTCTCTTGTATTGCATCCACCAGCTGCGACACCCACCTCCGCAACGACGATGATGCAAAGAGAAAACCGGCGACTGCAGCGCCGTCACACCCACGCCGACGAGTGCACGCAGCTCCTAGAGCCGCCGGCGACCGCTGCATCGCAGCACCGGGAGCCACCGGAACTGCTCCATTGCAACACCGAGCTCGCCGCCGCGCCAAGCTTCATTGCAACTCCGGCGGGAGCTTCATTGCAGCTCCGGCGGCGCTCCATTGCAGCTCCGACGGAGTCCATTCCATCGCCATCGCAGCTTCAACGACTCCGGCGGCGCTCCATTGCAGCTCCGACGGAGTCCATTCCATCCCCATCGCAGCTTCAACGACTCCGGCGACGCTCAACTGCAGCTCAGCGCGGCGCGAGCGTTGCATAGCAGCACCGCGGCAAAAACCATTCTGGCTTCTGGCCAATAGCACCGGAGAGCGCAGCACCTTAGCACGGGTGTGCCCTGCAGCGTCGCTCCCCAACCCGGATTGCAGCGCCAGCGAGCGTTGCATCATAGCTGCGCTGCACCAACAAAAAGCGTTGCATAGTAGCACCGCGGCAACAGCCATCTGAGCTTCACACGGGTAGCGCCGGCGAGTGTTGCGCAGCGCCGGTGCGTGCTATGGCGTCGCTCCACCAATGGCTTGTACAGCCGGCGTGTGTGTAAGCTGCATCGAAGCCATTGGGCTGCCTGATGAACGTTGCATCACAGGAGCGCCTAAAAAACGGCCGGCCACCTGCTGTGTAAGGTATTGGAGAGGACGAAGCTCGGGCGCGCCAGCTTGCTTTGAGGTTGAGGAACGCATCCATGGAGGGGTTCCAGCAGGAAAGAAGCAGGGGGATTTTGTTCAGAGGAAGGGGAAAGAATGACTGGTCTGCGTGCCTCCCGCTGGAGATAAGGAAAGCGATCGAGGGGCAGTGGGTGGGCCACCACGGGACGCGTGGTGCGCGTACGAGGAGGTTTACGCCAGAGGAAAATCATCCGGCTTAAAACAAGCGTTTTCCTATTAAGATTCCatatatttttctaatcaaattccatatataacatgttaaatttggagttacggtttagaAGATACGGATATTTTTAAAAACATTTAATATGTACTGCGGGTTTAATATAAGAAACATCAGGGGGTTTTCTATAAAATAGTATGACAGACTAAGAATACCTATTTTTTTATTAATAGGTATaaatatagatatagatatagaggtatagatatagatttcATGTCCGTAAAGTCTTATCGTCCATTATGCTCGCTTCTTTGTTCAAGTTTCCAGAGTAACCGCGGATTTTCTTTACTTTTTCAAGTTACTTCTGTGGGTAAGCTACTAAACTTGGGTTGGATTTGGTCATTCATGACGAAAAGATGGCAATGACTGTATTTGCTCTGTCTCTCTCTCTGACACGAGAGGAACAGGGTGAGTGTGACATAGTGTGCTTTGTGGGCACAAGATTTCCCACATTTGGCAAGAACGTCCCTCCAATATTCTATGTTCAGAGAATGGTCCCTGAGTATTTTTTAGGGACGACTTGTCATAGAAAATTTTCAATTGATGCGGCTGCCAAATAATAGTACTCCCTATGTATCCATATTAGTTGTCGCTGATTTAATACACTAAAATTAATATGGATTGCAGAGAGTACGTATATTCATATTCATTTCTTTATTATTTCAGTACTCATACATGTATAAAGAAATGTATGTTGGTAATTGATTACAAATGCACAAGGAATTAAGAAGCTCATACTATAAATATGTGCCATTATTGCATATATTTGCTAGAAGATATCAAAAAAAAACTTGCTACTGCATTAATATGGAAAATGTACGTTCGAAACAAACCACGATCTCAAAATCTCAATTTTTCGTCAAAGTTTCACTTCGACGCCTCTATGGACAATGTACGTTTGAAACAACACAAACTAGTACATGTCTCCGCGAACAACAACCGTTACAGCAACGGAGATCACTTTAGTTTAGTCATGTGGAACATCTAGAGGCAATGGTTC
This genomic window contains:
- the LOC109741939 gene encoding probable xyloglucan glycosyltransferase 9, with the protein product MAPWTGLWGARAGAGAGAYRGTPVVVKMENPNWSISEISPEDAEDEDFLVSGAGAARRRKGGRGKNAKQITWVLLLKAHRAAGCLASLASAAVTLGAAARRRVADGRTDADAGATPGSAGESPVLRSRFYAFIRAFLLLSLLLLAVELAARFHGWDLAASALALPIIGVESLYASWLRLRAAYLAPLLQFLTDACVVLFLIQSADRLIQCLGSFYITVKRIKPRLKSPALPDAEDPDAGYYPMVLVQIPMCNEKEVYQQSIAAVCNLDWPRSNFLVQVLDDSDDPTTQSLIREEVAKWQQTGARILYRHRVLRDGYKAGNLKSAMACSYVKDYEFVAIFDADFQPNPDFLKRTVPHFKDNDELGLVQARWSFVNKDENLLTRLQNINLCFHFEVEQQVNGVFLNFFGFNGTAGVWRIKALEESGGWMERTTVEDMDIAVRAHLHGWKFIFLNDVECQCELPESYEAYRKQQHRWHSGPMQLFRLCIPDIIKSKISVWKKFNLIFLFFLLRKLILPFYSFTLFCIILPMTMFVPEAELPDWVVCYIPALMSLLNILPSPKSFPFIIPYLLFENTMSVTKFNAMISGLFQLGSAYEWVVTKKSGRSSEGDLISLAAAPPRELRHHPKTGSAPSMEALMVLKEQPSPKKEGKKQQKKHNRIYKKELALSLLLLTAAARSLLTKQGIHFYFLLFQGISFLLVGLDLIGEQVE